The Enterobacteriaceae endosymbiont of Plateumaris sericea sequence ATTTGAATATTAAAAAAATACCTATTGCTAAAAAAATATCACCTAAACGAGTAATTAAAAATGCTCTTATAGCAGATAATCCATTTGAAGTATTTTTATAGAAAAAACCTATTAATAAATAAGAACAAACACCTACACATTCCCAACCAAAAAACATTAGTATAAAATTATCTGCTAATATTAACATAATCATACTAGCAATAAATAAATTAGTATATGCAAAAAATCTTGAATAACCTTCATCATTTTTCATATACCATGATGCAAATATATGTATAAGAAAACCAATACCAGTAGTAACTGATAACATTGTTAATGAAAGCATATCTAAATATAAATTAAAATTAATATGAAAATTATCTATATTTATAATTTGCCATAAAGATTCTTTATATATTAAAATATTATTTTTAAAAAAAATAAAATTAATTATAAATGTAATTATTGTAATAATACCTATAGACCCAACACCAATGATTGTAGATATTTTTTTATTTAAATATTTAGAAAATAAAGAAAGTATGAAAAAACTTATTAAAGGTATTAAAATAGTAAAATAAAGAAATTTCATTCATTCATCTCACTAATTGAATCAATATTAATTGTATTTTGATAATGATATAATTTTAATAATAAAATTAAACCTATACAACTTTCAATAGCAGCAATAGTAATTGATATTATATACATAATTTCTCCTTCTGTTTGTTTCCAATAATTTCCTGAAATTATACAAGATAGTGCTGCAGCATTTAACATTATTTCTACACATATTAAAATATACAACATATTTTGTCTAATAATTACACCAGTTAAACCTATTATAAATATAATAATTGTTATCAACAATCCATAATATAAAGGAATCATATTTTTACTTTTTAATTTTAAATTATTAATGTATTAAAAAACTTAATGTTTAATTTTTTTTATTTCCTATATGAAATACTATAATTAGTCCTGCTAATAATAATATTGATATTAATTCAACAATTATTTTATATTGTTTAAACATATTTATTCCTATACTATTTATATCAATAATATTATTAAATATATATTTATTATTACATGATGCTTTAATCATAAAAATTAAAAAAAATAATAAAACTATTGTTAATAAAATAGAACTAATTAAAACTATTGGTTTTTTTATTAATATTTTTTTTTCTTCTAAAGCTATTTGTTTATGATTTAATAACATTAATACAAAAACAAATAATACAACTATTGCACCAGCATAAATAATAATTTCTAAAGCACCTGCAAAATAATCACCTAAAGTAAAAAATATACCTGATATAGAAATTAATGATACTAAAAAATATACTAATGTATACATAGGATTAATACTTATTACTACACATAATGTAGAGATTATTGATAATAATCCTAATATATAAAAAATTATTTCCATAGATAAACCTTTTATTTATTTATTTTATGGTAGTAAACTTTTAACATCTACTTCAATATTTTTTTTATATTGTGAACAATTGTTTTTAATTTTTACACCAGTAATTTTATAAAAATTATAATGAGGATATTTTCCTGTATTATTAATTAATAAATTTTCTTTTTCATATACCATATCTTTTCTTTTAAATTCACATAATTCAAAATCTGGTATTAATTGTATAGCATTAGTAGGACAAGCTTCTTCACAAAAACCACAAAATATACAACGAGATAAATTTATACGAAAAAATTTAGGATATGATCTACCATTTTTTTTTGTTGCTTTTTTTAAAGAAATACAACCTACAGGACATACTACAGAACATAAATTACATGCAACACAACGTTCATTATTATCATTATCTAATGATAATATTATTCTGCCACGATATCTTGGAGATAAATATACTTTTTCTTCTGGATACATTATAGTTTCTCTTTTTTTAAACATGTTTGTCCAGACTAAAAATATACTACGTATTTGACTAAATAATCCTATAAAAAATTTTTTTAATTTCATATTTATATTATTTCTAAATGAAAATAATTCATATTATCATAAATAATGCAGTAAAAATAAGATTTATTAATGTTAATGGTAAACATATTAACCATCCAAAATTCATAATTTGATCATAACGAGGACGAGGTAATGAAGCTCTTATTAAAAAAAATAATAATATAAAAAATATTGTTTTTAATAAAAACCATATAATAGGTGGTAAAATTGGACCATACCAACCACCAAAAAATATAATTGATATTAAAGAAGACATAATTATAATATTAATATATTCTCCGACAAAAAATAAACCAAATTTAATTCCTGAATATTCAATATGATATCCATCTGAAAGTTCTTGTTCTGTTTCTGGCTGATCAAAAGGATGTCTATGACATAATGCTATAGAAGCAATAAAAAATGAAATAAATCCAAAAAATTGAGGTATAATATTCCAGTAATGATATTGTTTCAATACAATATTATTTAAATTAAATGATCCTGTTTGACATATTACACCCATTAATGATAATCCTAAAAAAACTTCATAACTTAAAATTTGGGCAATACCTCTAATAGAACCTAATAAAGCATATTTATTATTACTTGACCATCCTGCAAATAAAATTGAATAAACAGAAATACTAGCCATCATTAAAAAAAAGAGAATACCAATAGTTAAATTAGATATTATTAATGTAGAAGTAATAGGTAATATTGCAAATACTGATAATAATGAATTAAAAGCAATAATTGGTGCAATATTAAATAATATTTTACTTGTAAAAGTTGGTATTACATCTTCTTTAAAAAGAATTTTGATCATATCTGCTAATATTTGTAAAGATCCAAACCATCCAACTCTATTTGGGCCATAACGATTTTGAAATAATGCTAATATACGGCGTTCTATAAAACTTAAATAAGCACCACTAATTATTATAATTATTAAAATTAATAAAATTTTTAAAATTATTAATACATTATTAATATTAAAAAATAAAAATATATTCATTTTAATACCTTTAATTTTTCAATAGTTTTTCCTAAAAATATTAATGGTATTCCTGGAATTCCTAAAGGTAATCCAATTAATCCTTGATGTAAATTTTTTGAAATACGAAATGGCAAATGAATTTTATTATTTAAGCAAAATATTTCTATTATATTTTTACAAAAATTTTCTTTAATACCTAAATTTATTGCATCTAAATTATTTATAATTATACATTGATGATAAAAAAATTTTTTTATTAATTGTGATTTTTGTATTAAACTATCACTATAAAATAAACTATAATAAGGTACAATGGTAAATTTTTTCACATTAAATGATTTTGGAACAATATATTTAAATGTATTTAATGATTTATTTTTTTTCTTCAAAATTTTTATTCCTGTAGGACCATATTTAGAAGAAATACCTATTTCTTTTTGAAATTTATTTAGAGATTGTAAAGAATTCCAACCTGGATACCATAAAAATGGTAGATGAGAACATTTAATGTTAGTATCATAATTACCTTCCATAGAAAAATTAAAAATAGTATCTTTATCTTCTAATTGTTTTTGTTCATGTATATTAATATTAGATAACATTGATGTTCTACCACTATAACGAATAGGAGATCTTGCAAATTTTCTATCAAAAATTTTATAATCAGCTTTTGGAGCTGCTTTACTAATGCCATTAAGTATAGGTATGTTTTTTTCACAATTTTTTATTATTTCATCTAAAATAATACTATTTAATTTTTTATTATTTATTTTATATTTTAATTCAGATATCCATTTCCAACTAGATTTAACTTGAATTTTTTTATTATAAAAAACAGGATTATATGCTTGAAAAAATCTTTGTGCTCTAGATTCATTATTAATAACAGTACCACTACTTTCAAAAAAACTAGCTGAAGGTAAAATTATAGTTGCTTTTTTCATTGTATCAGTATATTGATGATCCATAACAATAATATTAGATATTTTTTTAAATATATTATTTAATTTATTTTTTTCTTCTTGAAAATATAAATCATTTTCCATAATAATTAATGTATCTACATTAGATAAATTTGTATTAAAAATATCTTCTAAAGATTTACCATTAATAATACTAACCCCCATACTATTAACTGTATTTAATACAAAAAATAATCCTGTATTTTTACCATGTGAATTTAAAGCTTTAACTATATTATATGTTACAGAAATTAAGTCTAATGAACCAGAATTAGTTCCGGAAATAATTAAAGGTTTTTTTGCTTTTAATAATATTTTTGCTATATTTTTTATTTTCTGTAATAAATGATTATCAGTAATAGAAATTTTAGATGATATATTATTAATATAATCAGATAATATAAATCCAAAATTTACTTGATTTTTAATAGGAGCATAATAATTCCAACTAGCAATATCATCTAAAGATGTATTATCTAAACTTGTTATAAATAATGGATTTTTAAACATATTATTTACATTTGTAATAGCATTACTA is a genomic window containing:
- the nuoI gene encoding NADH-quinone oxidoreductase subunit NuoI, encoding MKLKKFFIGLFSQIRSIFLVWTNMFKKRETIMYPEEKVYLSPRYRGRIILSLDNDNNERCVACNLCSVVCPVGCISLKKATKKNGRSYPKFFRINLSRCIFCGFCEEACPTNAIQLIPDFELCEFKRKDMVYEKENLLINNTGKYPHYNFYKITGVKIKNNCSQYKKNIEVDVKSLLP
- the nuoK gene encoding NADH-quinone oxidoreductase subunit NuoK, which encodes MIPLYYGLLITIIIFIIGLTGVIIRQNMLYILICVEIMLNAAALSCIISGNYWKQTEGEIMYIISITIAAIESCIGLILLLKLYHYQNTINIDSISEMNE
- the nuoH gene encoding NADH-quinone oxidoreductase subunit NuoH → MNIFLFFNINNVLIILKILLILIIIIISGAYLSFIERRILALFQNRYGPNRVGWFGSLQILADMIKILFKEDVIPTFTSKILFNIAPIIAFNSLLSVFAILPITSTLIISNLTIGILFFLMMASISVYSILFAGWSSNNKYALLGSIRGIAQILSYEVFLGLSLMGVICQTGSFNLNNIVLKQYHYWNIIPQFFGFISFFIASIALCHRHPFDQPETEQELSDGYHIEYSGIKFGLFFVGEYINIIIMSSLISIIFFGGWYGPILPPIIWFLLKTIFFILLFFLIRASLPRPRYDQIMNFGWLICLPLTLINLIFTALFMII
- the nuoG gene encoding NADH-quinone oxidoreductase subunit NuoG, translated to MTTIINIDGKFYKVNKKDNILKICLSLGFDLPYFCWHPVLGSVGSCRLCGIKKYNDCKSSKGHIIMSCMSLPSENLYISVNDIESKNFRKNIIELLMINHPHDCPICDEGGSCHLQDMTVMTGHVSRRYNFIKKQYKNQNLGPFISHTMNRCIKCYRCVRFYKDYAGGKDFDVFGSNNNLYFGRITDGILENECSGNLIEICPTGVFTNKTYSEQFARKWDMQYAPSICHNCSLGCNISIGERYGYLSSVENRYHEKINNYFICDRGRFGFGYVNNNRPLQATKIINNQNIILDNLSIIEKISDLIKKSKRIIGIGSPRASIESNFALKDLVGEENFSTGILNKEKLQIDLIIKILQSKNIYCPSLTEIENYDAILILGEDISITSPRLSLSIRQAIKKNLSIYEKNNIPYWNSNAITNVNNMFKNPLFITSLDNTSLDDIASWNYYAPIKNQVNFGFILSDYINNISSKISITDNHLLQKIKNIAKILLKAKKPLIISGTNSGSLDLISVTYNIVKALNSHGKNTGLFFVLNTVNSMGVSIINGKSLEDIFNTNLSNVDTLIIMENDLYFQEEKNKLNNIFKKISNIIVMDHQYTDTMKKATIILPSASFFESSGTVINNESRAQRFFQAYNPVFYNKKIQVKSSWKWISELKYKINNKKLNSIILDEIIKNCEKNIPILNGISKAAPKADYKIFDRKFARSPIRYSGRTSMLSNINIHEQKQLEDKDTIFNFSMEGNYDTNIKCSHLPFLWYPGWNSLQSLNKFQKEIGISSKYGPTGIKILKKKNKSLNTFKYIVPKSFNVKKFTIVPYYSLFYSDSLIQKSQLIKKFFYHQCIIINNLDAINLGIKENFCKNIIEIFCLNNKIHLPFRISKNLHQGLIGLPLGIPGIPLIFLGKTIEKLKVLK
- a CDS encoding NADH-quinone oxidoreductase subunit J family protein, which codes for MEIIFYILGLLSIISTLCVVISINPMYTLVYFLVSLISISGIFFTLGDYFAGALEIIIYAGAIVVLFVFVLMLLNHKQIALEEKKILIKKPIVLISSILLTIVLLFFLIFMIKASCNNKYIFNNIIDINSIGINMFKQYKIIVELISILLLAGLIIVFHIGNKKN